aaaaaagaaattgtactGTTTTGGAGTATCTtgcaattgtaaaatttattacagataATGTGTTGCTATGTTAGTTTCACAGAAACAAATAACACTGATTTTTTGATTTTCATCTAGAATCTGTAGAAAAAAGTccaagatttatattatctaccTACATCATTATGACAAAAAGAGGTgctacaaaaagaaatttttaagagcagtaatagagatatttttgaaacattttattaaaaaactattattttattaaaaaacagtgatttttagttatattgaAGAAGAGAAGACCAATTAAACATGAGTTTCTTaagaagataattaaatatacaataagaaagaaattgattGCTTGTTTTTATCGGCaatattaacgaaaaaatttataaaacgtatcGTTATACATTATCTGTTATGCACTACCGTTACTAttgattgttatataattgttattatatatagaacaaataataattttaaatataactgtgaaaagttaatatatgaaCTTAATGTTATTAAGTACAAgacaagattattttattttaattatttatttacttagttgaacaatatatatatatatatatatatatatatatatatatatatatatatatataattaaatagatatatagatataacatAGATGGGTATGAAATTATTGATAcgttattattgcatatatctttattttaaatttcgaatatatcacaaatatcTGTTTATAAGGGCATtgcataaagaattataataaaaatttacggaataataagtattaaaactaatttaacatataattatttgcaaggttgtcattttttatatataactcagGATATAACTTCGAAACAAAGCAATCGGCCTTTATTTCGACTTGGCAAATCCTACTTGGTTATTTCCTAAATCGTATATCGAACAGTAAGGGCCAAGCAATACATCGCCGAGAATCCATAATAATGGTACGCCGTCTGGCAAAGCCGAGAAGCCGCTCAGACATACCTCCTCGCCTGCCACTACAttctgcaaaaaattaaatacaatgtgAACAATtcgtgtaaataatttaaatcaaatgacgataatacttactttaatgatataatcGTTAGGAGTAAGAATTAActtgtcatttttattcacaGTAAACTCAATTGTAGGCAAATTCTTAAGGTTATTACAATCCACCTTTgaacaaaagataatattaaattactaataagttaacaaatattaaataatacatatccagtaatattttatacagaattttatacagATTTTTCTATAGAATATATAGGCTATGCTAGTAAAAAACATGATTGTCTACTTACTATTGCTACTCCAGCAATGGTAGTAGCTCCTAATTCGTCGTTAATAACATTGACATCTCCTGCAGGTCCAGCTATTAGTGAAGTACCTGTGTCAGCAATAGCTTGGCAGCCACCTTTGCATATCTCAATATTACCTACCGTGATACTACAGAgtgataatgttaataatttattgtaacatGATAAGTAATTTAGGAAATAACGTACCCATCCACGGCAAATTGCCAGTATCCTTGTTTAGAAACAGGAACGTAGGTGATATTACCGTCGCAATGAGTTGCATCCAAACCACCCAATGTCAATTCGCCACCCTCACCTTCTGAAGAATTTCTGCAtagattgaatattttttagattgtaaaaatatgggatatatacatatatgtacacatatatctcgtattctttattaaaaacaattttagacATGCACTGAGCATAGTGGAAAAAAATACGTACCGATTCAGATAAAAGCTGAAAACAGGTTGTGACACTAGGCCTTGTTTGACCATGTTGTTGAAGACAGGCGTCACTCCATCGACGGATATATTAGAGTAGCCCATGCCCAAAATGCCATCAAACTTTGCAGCAACAAACGTTACGCCTGGTTCGCTAATTGCTTCTGCGAATGTTTGATCTTTAACAGAGACGCCGGCaacctataaaaaaattagtattaataataaagtattatcgtgcaataaaataacaaaaaatatttaaaaaatatttattataaactatgaTTGTAGTTACAActctattgaaatatttgattaatgatGACTTACTTCCACGACATCAGTAGATAAGAATCCACTCAAACTGCCACTGCCATACTGAATAGCAAAGGCCGTACCATTTTTTCTATATGTGTAGGATTTGGTACTAtcgtatttattatgtaatactGCAAGAAATAGTAAGTAATATCACGAATTagcaatattacaaaattttcaaaaataaaagaaatttttattgatcagaataaacaaatgtttaatttttgtgtatatatatatgtatatgtgaatGCATTTATCGTTTGAATTCTTGAGTTATCTTTGTGTGGCACAGCTTCTTTGTATCTTTGGAGAATGAGtttgatgaatttaataaatagtctGTGCATGTAAATTGTAAAGGCTTGATtttgtgatattattaatgattttaatttttaacatgctTTTGTTCATCTCATTTAATTCTCATGGGACAtcagtttttaatttgatttttttcacatctttttgataaaaatcggATAATACATACTTATTTAAGTTTCTCACAAAATCAAAAcgttaatattgtttatttaatagctCTAATGGCATTAAAAtacatcaaattataaaactttattattattttatccaaattttacatctaaatttatctttaattagcGTTTCGACTGACCTGTAGTGTCAAACTGACcctaatatcaaatttaagtTTTGAAACGAATGTCCGCTGCGGGTTACAGattccaaaaataaaatctttttaaatataaacttgaaaaatataattactggataaaaaaagaattttacaacatttacaaTACTTCAATGTACACTTtgatttgaaagaaaaacatattgagtatttaaaaaaaggtttttatgaatttttataaatgaaggaagaataaaataaaatgattctcAATTCATCTTTTGTTAAAAGGACATATCTATATTCATAAATCGCgcaattcaaaatatattgctacatgtatattagtgcaaattaattattttatatatatattaagatactTACGGCAAGCAATATTTGTCCATTTGCATTGTTTTGATGGTACCCAAAGATTTGAGGAACCAGTATCAAATATTACTGTAAAGTTTTGCGGCGGAGTTCCAATGCTGATAACACCATAATATTGAGCATCTAAATAATTCGTCAATGGTTCTGATCCAGTATTATTTACAGCCAAGAGTTTTTGCACGTCAACACCAGCTTTCTTCAAAGTATTTCGAACAGAATCCGTCTTATGCAATGGAATCCTTAaagtaataaacaattttatattttcttgttacatgtatacatatataaatatatatatatatatatatatatatatataaattatatataaatatatataaatatatatatatatatatatatataaattatatttctactgATATAAAGAGCAaacataacaaaaatataagttatgagaaagttatataaatttaattgttataaaaatcatatatatgtatgtatatatatatataaaatatatatatatatataatataaaatataaatagtactAAAggttatgtataaatatcattatgtaacaaagtttaattatttaaaccaatatttttttaagatataagatttacatattgcatatatatttaaaatattacttataatcTAACGTCTTAAATTAAAGTATCATAATTTAGCAGATTCTGATTTTTAGTTAGAGATTTTGTTGCATACAatcttataaagaaaattactcaaaattaaataactctatttattagaattacgATATAAAGGTATTGTCgagtaaataaataagcaaAAGCAACTCAGTTATATATTGTGCTTATACGAcagaaaatagtttttatttatctgtGTTTACAGATCAGAAAATACCATTAAAAACGATAAAGAAATCGTGATTAAATAGACAAGAGCGCGAACGTCGCGAATTcacagagaattttttattaaaaaacattctacttttattttttttattaacaaacaaatatacattcttgtagtataattttgtttattttttattaaaatttaatcacatttttgcaaattttgtataaatgttgCATGCGATTATGAGgtagatcaatttttataaattcgattatttattgtctctctctctctctctctctctctctctctctctctctctctctgtatatatatatagaatgcaGTACAATGTGTGTGCAATAAcgttattacttttaaatttttatttttatttttttattaaaaaaaacaaacatacaATTGTGTACAGaaatttcattcatttttgattaaaaaattacgcaggttttatattgattttaaaaaattggatgTAGTCCCGCGGTGTCaactgatttttatataaatttgatataacatGACACTATATAATGCAATACAATGTATAGACTTACCTTATTTGTGCATTGATCAGCACAACGAGTGCCGCGGTCACCACAAAAAGGCGAAACatcttttagaaattttggtaaattttttctacactTTGTAAGTGGacctacaaaaaataaattgcagttGACTAAAGAATTCATGTGCGGTGGTGACTATATATACGATCGCGCgcattcaaaatatatttccgggtttttatcaatcaatcaaatctaagaatatattgtttagtattttttttaattagcacaacagtattaaaattaattacaaa
This sequence is a window from Anoplolepis gracilipes chromosome 10, ASM4749672v1, whole genome shotgun sequence. Protein-coding genes within it:
- the LOC140670016 gene encoding lysosomal aspartic protease-like, which translates into the protein MFRLFVVTAALVVLINAQIRIPLHKTDSVRNTLKKAGVDVQKLLAVNNTGSEPLTNYLDAQYYGVISIGTPPQNFTVIFDTGSSNLWVPSKQCKWTNIACLLHNKYDSTKSYTYRKNGTAFAIQYGSGSLSGFLSTDVVEVAGVSVKDQTFAEAISEPGVTFVAAKFDGILGMGYSNISVDGVTPVFNNMVKQGLVSQPVFSFYLNRNSSEGEGGELTLGGLDATHCDGNITYVPVSKQGYWQFAVDGITVGNIEICKGGCQAIADTGTSLIAGPAGDVNVINDELGATTIAGVAIVDCNNLKNLPTIEFTVNKNDKLILTPNDYIIKNVVAGEEVCLSGFSALPDGVPLLWILGDVLLGPYCSIYDLGNNQVGFAKSK